Proteins encoded within one genomic window of Brassica rapa cultivar Chiifu-401-42 chromosome A09, CAAS_Brap_v3.01, whole genome shotgun sequence:
- the LOC103840126 gene encoding subtilisin-like protease SBT3.4 yields MNQSLFLVVLSLIILLNVARSGAKSKVHIVYLGEKQHDDPKHVTEYHHQMLSSLLGSKEDAHDSMVYSYRHGFSGFAARLTKSQAKELADSPEVVHVMPDGYYELATTRTWDYLGLSAAHPKNLLNDTNMGEHVIIGVIDTGVWPESESFSDNGVGAIPKRWKGGCEPGEDFKSTNCNRKLIGAKYYINGFLAENDGFNSTKSPDYISPRDFNGHGTHVASIAGGSFVPNVSYKGLAGGTLRGGAPRARIAMYKACWYLEELEGVTCSFSDIMKAMDDAIHDGVDVLSLSLGSRVPLFSETDMRDGIATGAFHAVANGITVVCAGGNAGPSAQTVVNTAPWILTVAATTLDRSFATPITLGNNKVILGQAMYTGPELGFTSLVYPEDPGNSNDTFTGECESLNLNSNRTMAGKIVLCFTTTRGYTTVSRAASFVKRAGGLGLIIARNPGHTLNPCKDDFPCVAVDYELGTDILFYIRSNGSPVVKIQPSRTMVGQPVGSKVATFSSRGPNSISPAILKPDIAAPGVSILAATSPNATFNAGGFVMLSGTSMATPAISGVVALLKSLHPDWSPAAFRSAIVTTAWRTDPFGEQLPAEGSSRKVADPFDYGGGLVNPEKAAEPGLIYDMGPKDYILYLCSVGYNDSSISQLVGKGTVCTDPKPSVLDMNLPSITIPNLKDEVILTRTVTNVGPVHSVYKVVVEPPLGVRVVVTPKKLVFNSKTKSVSFTVRVSTTHKINTGYYFGSLVWSDSVRKVTIPVSVRTQILQNYYDEN; encoded by the exons ATGAATCAATCTTTATTTCTTGTGGTGCTAAGTCTGATAATTCTTTTGAATGTCGCACGATCTGGTGCTAAGAGCAAG GTTCATATAGTGTATTTGGGTGAGAAGCAGCATGATGATCCCAAGCATGTCACAGAATATCATCACCAGATGTTGTCGTCACTTCTTGGAAG TAAAGAGGATGCACATGACTCAATGGTGTATAGTTACCGACATGGTTTTTCAGGATTTGCCGCAAGGCTCACCAAGTCCCAAGCCAAGGAACTGGCTG ATTCACCAGAAGTTGTTCATGTCATGCCTGATGGGTACTATGAACTCGCAACAACTCGGACTTGGGACTATTTAGGCCTATCTGCTGCACATCCGAAGAATCTCCTAAATGATACTAACATGGGTGAACATGTTATCATTGGCGTTATTGACACAG GAGTGTGGCCAGAGTCTGAATCATTTAGTGACAATGGGGTTGGAGCAATACCAAAGCGATGGAAAGGAGGGTGTGAACCAGGAGAAGATTTCAAGTCAACTAATTGCAACAGAAAGCTTATAGGAGCCAAGTACTATATCAATGGGTTTCTTGCTGAAAACGATGGATTCAATTCCACAAAATCACCTGACTACATTTCTCCTAGAGACTTTAACGGCCATGGCACGCACGTAGCCTCTATTGCAGGTGGTTCCTTTGTTCCCAACGTAAGCTACAAGGGACTTGCTGGAGGAACCTTGAGAGGTGGTGCACCTCGTGCTCGCATAGCAATGTACAAGGCTTGTTGGTATCTCGAAGAGCTGGAAGGAGTGACTTGTTCATTTTCTGATATCATGAAAGCGATGGACGATGCTATTCATGATGGTGTTGATGTTTTGTCACTCTCTCTAGGTAGTCGGGTTCCTCTGTTTTCCGAAACGGATATGCGTGATGGGATTGCTACTGGAGCATTCCATGCAGTTGCAAACGGTATTACTGTTGTTTGTGCTGGTGGTAACGCTGGCCCATCAGCTCAGACCGTGGTGAACACGGCTCCTTGGATATTAACAGTGGCTGCAACCACTCTGGACCGGTCATTTGCCACACCTATTACACTTGGGAACAATAAAGTCATATTG GGTCAAGCAATGTACACAGGTCCGGAACTTGGCTTTACTAGTTTGGTTTACCCAGAGGATCCTGGGAACAGTAATGATACATTTACTGG TGAGTGTGAGTCCCTTAATCTCAACTCCAACCGTACAATGGCTGGGAAAATTGTGCTGTGTTTCACAACAACAAGAGGTTACACTACTGTATCAAGAGCTGCATCTTTTGTGAAAAGAGCCGGCGGTCTTGGCCTGATCATCGCAAGAAACCCAGGGCACACTCTCAATCCATGTAAAGATGATTTCCCCTGTGTGGCTGTTGACTACGAGCTTGGGACAGATATACTTTTCTACATACGTTCCAATGG ATCACCTGTTGTGAAGATACAACCTTCTAGAACAATGGTAGGACAACCTGTAGGGTCAAAGGTGGCAACTTTCTCATCAAGAGGACCTAACTCCATTTCCCCAGCGATTCTAAAA CCTGACATAGCAGCACCAGGAGTGAGCATATTAGCTGCTACATCTCCCAATGCCACCTTCAATGCTGGAGGATTTGTTATGCTTTCAGGAACATCGATGGCGACTCCCGCAATTTCAGGAGTTGTTGCACTTCTCAAATCTTTGCATCCTGATTGGTCCCCTGCTGCTTTTAGATCAGCTATTGTCACTACAG CTTGGAGAACAGATCCGTTTGGAGAGCAGTTACCAGCAGAAGGGTCATCTCGCAAAGTAGCTGACCCGTTTGATTACGGTGGAGGCCTCGTGAACCCAGAGAAAGCTGCAGAACCAGGCCTCATATACGACATGGGCCCAAAAGACTACATTCTCTACTTGTGCTCCGTCGGTTACAACGACTCATCTATCTCTCAACTTGTCGGTAAAGGAACAGTCTGTACAGACCCAAAACCTTCTGTTCTTGATATGAACTTGCCTTCAATCACCATTCCAAATCTAAAAGATGAAGTCATTCTCACAAGAACCGTTACTAACGTTGGACCAGTTCATTCAGTCTACAAAGTCGTGGTCGAGCCTCCGCTTGGGGTTCGAGTGGTTGTGACGCCGAAGAAACTAGTGTTTAACTCCAAAACCAAAAGTGTTTCCTTCACGGTACGAGTCTCGACCACACACAAAATCAACACTGGGTACTACTTTGGAAGCTTGGTTTGGAGTGACTCTGTGCGTAAGGTGACTATTCCTGTGTCTGTGAGAACGCAGATTCTGCAGAACTACTACGATGAGAACTGA
- the LOC103840127 gene encoding subtilisin-like protease SBT3.5 — MMNSRLLFALVLNLIIVLKVARAGAESKVHIVYLGEKQHDDPKHVTESHHQMLSSLLGSEVEAHDSMVHSYRHGFSGFAAKLTESQAKKIADSPDVVHVIPDSFYELATTRTWDYLGLSVSNPKNLLNDTNMGDQVIIGFIDSGVWPESESFNDNGVGPVPSHWKGECQSGENFMSTNCNRKLIGAKYFINGFLAENEGFNSTGSRDYISARDFIGHGTHVASIAGGSFVPNVSYKGLAGGNLRGGAPRARIAIYKACWYVDQLGAVACSSSDILKAMDEAMHDGVDVLSLSLGAQVPLFPETDLRDRIATGAFHAVAKGIIVVCAGGNSGPAAQTVLNTAPWVITVAATTLDRSFLTPITLGNNNVILGQALYTGPEVGFTSLVYPENSGHSNVTFSGVCERLNLNPNGTMRGKVVLCFTTATLFTAVSRAASYVKAAGGVGVIIARNPGYNLTPCRDDFPCVAIDYELGTDILLYIRSTGSPVVKIQPSRTMVGQPVGTKVATFSSRGPNSISPAILKPDIGAPGVSILAATSPDSNSSAGGFDILAGTSMAAPVISGVVALLKAMHPDWSPAAIKSAIVTTAWRTDPFGEQIFAEGSSRKVADPFDYGGGLVNPEKAADPGLIYDMGPKDYILYLCSAGYNDSSISQLVGQVTVCSNPKPSVLDVNLPSLTIPNLKEEVNLTRTVTNVGPVNSVYKVVVEPPLGVRVVVTPKKLVFNSKTKSLSFMVRVSTIHKINTGFYFGSLIWRDSVHNVTIPVSVRTQILQNYYDEN; from the exons ATGATGAATTCTAGATTATTATTTGCTTTGGTGCTTAATCTGATAATAGTTTTGAAAGTCGCAAGAGCTGGTGCTGAGAGCAAg GTTCATATAGTGTATCTGGGTGAAAAGCAGCATGATGATCCTAAGCATGTCACAGAATCTCATCACCAGATGTTGTCGTCACTTCTTGGAAG TGAAGTGGAAGCACATGATTCAATGGTTCATAGTTACAGGCATGGCTTTTCAGGCTTTGCTGCTAAGCTTACCGAGTCACAAGCCAAGAAAATTGCTG ATTCACCTGATGTTGTTCATGTCATACCTGATAGTTTTTACGAACTTGCCACAACTAGAACTTGGGACTACTTAGGTCTTTCTGTTAGCAATCCGAAGAATCTCCTAAATGATACAAACATGGGTGACCAAGTGATTATTGGCTTTATTGACTCAG GAGTGTGGCCAGAGTCTGAATCCTTTAATGACAATGGGGTTGGACCAGTGCCGAGCCATTGGAAAGGGGAATGTCAATCAGGAGAAAACTTCATGTCAACAAACTGCAATAGAAAGCTAATAGGAGCCAAGTACTTTATCAATGGGTTTCTTGCTGAAAACGAAGGATTCAACTCCACAGGATCACGTGACTACATCTCTGCTAGAGACTTTATTGGTCATGGAACGCACGTAGCCTCTATCGCAGGTGGTTCCTTTGTTCCCAACGTAAGCTACAAGGGACTCGCTGGAGGTAACTTGAGAGGTGGTGCACCGCGTGCTCGCATAGCAATATACAAGGCTTGTTGGTATGTGGATCAGTTAGGCGCGGTGGCTTGTTCATCTTCTGACATATTGAAAGCAATGGATGAAGCTATGCATGATGGTGTTGATGTATTGTCGCTCTCTCTCGGAGCTCAAGTTCCTCTGTTTCCTGAAACTGATCTGCGCGATAGGATTGCGACTGGAGCGTTCCATGCAGTAGCAAAGGGAATCATTGTTGTTTGTGCTGGTGGGAACTCTGGCCCAGCGGCTCAGACCGTCTTAAACACAGCTCCTTGGGTCATAACAGTTGCTGCAACAACTCTGGACCGGTCCTTTCTCACACCTATCACGCTTGGGAACAACAACGTCATACTG GGTCAAGCACTATACACAGGTCCAGAAGTTGGCTTCACCAGTTTGGTTTATCCAGAGAATTCAGGGCACAGCAATGTGACCTTTAGCGG TGTCTGTGAGCGTCTTAATCTCAACCCAAACGGTACAATGAGAGGAAAAGTTGTGTTGTGTTTTACGACAGCAACACTCTTCACTGCTGTATCAAGAGCTGCCTCTTATGTGAAGGCAGCCGGTGGTGTTGgggtgatcattgcaagaaatCCAGGTTACAATCTCACTCCATGTAGAGATGATTTCCCCTGTGTAGCCATTGATTACGAGCTCGGGACGGATATACTTCTCTACATACGCTCCACTGG ATCACCTGTTGTGAAGATACAACCTTCTAGAACAATGGTAGGACAACCTGTGGGGACAAAGGTGGCAACTTTCTCATCAAGAGGACCTAACTCTATTTCTCCTGCAATATTAAAG CCTGACATAGGGGCACCAGGAGTGAGCATACTAGCTGCTACATCTCCAGATTCCAACTCCAGTGCTGGAGGATTTGATATTCTTGCGGGAACATCCATGGCGGCTCCAGTTATTTCAGGAGTTGTTGCACTTCTCAAAGCTATGCACCCTGACTGGTCTCCTGCTGCTATTAAATCAGCCATTGTCACTACAG CTTGGAGAACAGATCCATTTGGAGAGCAGATTTTTGCAGAAGGTTCATCTCGCAAAGTAGCTGACCCGTTTGATTATGGTGGAGGCCTTGTGAACCCAGAGAAAGCAGCAGATCCAGGTCTCATATACGATATGGGCCCAAAAGACTACATTCTCTACTTATGCTCGGCCGGTTACAACGACTCATCTATCTCTCAGCTTGTTGGACAAGTAACAGTCTGttcaaaccctaaaccttctGTTCTTGATGTCAACTTGCCTTCACTCACAATTCCAAACCTTAAAGAGGAAGTCAATCTCACCAGAACTGTCACTAATGTTGGACCAGTTAATTCAGTCTACAAGGTTGTGGTCGAGCCTCCGCTTGGGGTTCGAGTGGTTGTGACGCCGAAGAAATTAGTGTTTAACTCCAAAACCAAAAGTCTATCCTTCATGGTTCGAGTCTCGACCATACACAAAATCAACACAGGATTCTATTTtggaagcttgatttggaggGACTCTGTGCATAACGTGACTATTCCTGTGTCTGTGAGAACACAGATTCTGCAAAACTATTATGATGAGAATTAA